The Microlunatus soli genome contains the following window.
AGTCGTATCGAGCTCTCCATCATCACGGCGTGCACGAAGCCCTGCGGCAGGTTGCCGCGCAGTTGACGCTGATCGACGTCGTACTCCTCGGCGTACAGCCCGGCCGGCCCGCAGGCCGCACGGTTGCGTTCGAACCACCGGGCGGCTTCGACGGGATCGCCGTACTGATGCTGAGCCATTGCCATCACGAATCCGCAGAGCAGAAACGCTCCCTCGGCATCGCTGAGGGGTCCCGGCTGATGCCGGAACCGATAGAGATAATGATCATCGGCGAACTCATCGAGCAGAGCCCGCATCGTGTCGACTCCGCGCTGGGCGGCGGCGTCGGGCAGGCCACGTACCAACGGCAACAGCAGCGCCGCATCCAGTCCCTCGTCGTCGGGGGCACGTTGCCACCGCCCCGACCGATGGATGCTGTCGACCTCGACCTCGGCCAACAGCGTGTCGGCCAAGGACGCCCACGCGCGAGCCTGCTTCGGTGGCGCACCGTCACCGATGGCGCGCAGACCGGCTGCGCAGATCAGTCGACTCTGCGTCCAGCGACGCGGATCGAGCTCCCAAATGCCGGCGTCGGGCTGCCGCCGGCGCTCGGCGATGCTGCGCACCGCGATCTCCGCCGCGCGCCAGCCGTTCGCGTCGAGATGATCATGGTCGGCAGCGGCGGCGAGGAGCAGCAGCGATTCACCGAAGACGTCCAGCTGGAACTGGGCGTTGACGTGATTGCCGATCCGGTCGTAGCCGCCCGGATAGCCGGGCAGGTCGAGGGACTGCTGATCAGGGATCTCCCCGCCGTCGACGGTGTAGCCGGGGGCCAGCCTCGGCCCGTCGGCCAGCAGACGATCAGAGACGAAGCCGACCGCATCGTCCAACAACGGCGGTGCTCCGAAGGCGGCAACCGCCTGCCCGGCGAGGGCCTGGTCCCGGATCCAGACGTAGCGATAGTCGTAGTTGCGGCCCTGCTGCGCCTGCTCGGGCAGGCTGGTGGTGGCAGCCGCCACCATGCCACCGGTGCTGCTCGTCAGGCCGCGGAGCACGGCGTAGGACCGCCGGGCGTCGGAAGGGGCCAACGAGGCCTCGATCGTCGGCACGGCCGCACACCAGGCCTGCTCGGTCTCGGTCCAGGACCGTTGCGGATCCGGTGGTCGTTGCGGCAGCGAACGGTCCGACACCTCGAGGACCAGGTCATGGTGGTCGCCCGGCTGGAGCTGCAACTCCATGATCAGTCCGTGCCGCTCCACCCGACGAGCCCGGCCCGCTCCTGACCAACGGAACCGCAACGGTCCGGAACGTCCCTGCCAGGTCCCCGCGACGTGCCGGAGATCTTCCATCGGGTCGCTGCCGAAGCCGGCGCGGAGATCGAGGGTGACTGCGACACGCGCCTCGTTCTGCACGGCCGAGATCCGCCGTAGCAGCACCAGCCGGGAGGCCTCCCCCGGGAACGACAGCGCCTCGCGGCATTCGAGGACGCCGCTCTCCGTCGTCCACCGGTTGTGCCAGATCAGGGTGCCGTCCTCGTAGTAGCCGCCCCACACGTAGCGTTCGGTCGGCTCCACGGTGTAGGTGCCGGCGCCACCGATCAGCGAACTGAAGACCGCCGCGGAGTCCCATCGCGGGGCACAGAGCCAGGCGATGTCGCCACCCGGCCCGAGCAGGCCGCCGCGCTCGCCGTCGGCGATGAACGCATACTCCCGCAGGACATGTGGCGGAGAGTTCGGCGAGTCTGCACCCGAACGATGACGATCCATCCCTTGCCGTCCCCAGACCTCGTCGGACATCAATGTGTTCATCAGATACCCGGCCCGAAGCGGCCGAATCCGGCCGCCACCCTCAGCCTGGATTCAGTCCACGGCCGCCGGCCGTGTCAACGCGTACGGCGTGGGTACGGCCTCGATGAAACCGGTCTGCACGTACGCGATGATCTCCGAAAGGGTGCTCCGATGGCTCAGACAGTTGGTGACTACCTACTGCAACGGTTGCGGGAGTGGGGTGTGGAGCAGGTCTTCGGCTACCCCGGCGACGGCATCAACGGCCTGGTCGCCTCCTTCGGCAAAGCCGACAACCAGCCCCGATTCGTACAGGCCCGACACGAGGAGATGGCCGCCTTCGAAGCCGTCGGCTATGCGAAGTTCAGCGGCG
Protein-coding sequences here:
- a CDS encoding glycoside hydrolase family 15 protein, which gives rise to MSDEVWGRQGMDRHRSGADSPNSPPHVLREYAFIADGERGGLLGPGGDIAWLCAPRWDSAAVFSSLIGGAGTYTVEPTERYVWGGYYEDGTLIWHNRWTTESGVLECREALSFPGEASRLVLLRRISAVQNEARVAVTLDLRAGFGSDPMEDLRHVAGTWQGRSGPLRFRWSGAGRARRVERHGLIMELQLQPGDHHDLVLEVSDRSLPQRPPDPQRSWTETEQAWCAAVPTIEASLAPSDARRSYAVLRGLTSSTGGMVAAATTSLPEQAQQGRNYDYRYVWIRDQALAGQAVAAFGAPPLLDDAVGFVSDRLLADGPRLAPGYTVDGGEIPDQQSLDLPGYPGGYDRIGNHVNAQFQLDVFGESLLLLAAAADHDHLDANGWRAAEIAVRSIAERRRQPDAGIWELDPRRWTQSRLICAAGLRAIGDGAPPKQARAWASLADTLLAEVEVDSIHRSGRWQRAPDDEGLDAALLLPLVRGLPDAAAQRGVDTMRALLDEFADDHYLYRFRHQPGPLSDAEGAFLLCGFVMAMAQHQYGDPVEAARWFERNRAACGPAGLYAEEYDVDQRQLRGNLPQGFVHAVMMESSIRLGQSPRRAPPG